A window of the Salarias fasciatus chromosome 7, fSalaFa1.1, whole genome shotgun sequence genome harbors these coding sequences:
- the kras gene encoding GTPase KRas isoform X2, translated as MTEYKLVVVGAGGVGKSALTIQLIQNHFVDEYDPTIEDSYRKQVVIDGETCLLDILDTAGQEEYSAMRDQYMRTGEGFLCVFAINNTKSFEDIHHYREQIKRVKDSEDVPMVLVGNKCDLPSRTVDTKQAQDLARSYGIPFIETSAKTRQGVDDAFYTLVREIRKHKEKMSKDGKKKKKKSKTKCTLM; from the exons ATGACAGAATATAAGCTGGTTGTGGTGGGAGCTGGTGGCGTTGGCAAGAGCGCACTTACCATTCAGCTCATCCAGAATCACTTTGTGGATGAATATGACCCCACCATTGAG GACTCCTACAGAAAGCAGGTAGTAATCGATGGGGAGACGTGTCTGCTGGACATCCTGGACACTGCAGGTCAGGAGGAGTACAGCGCCATGAGGGATCAGTACATGAGGACAGGAGAGGGCTTTCTGTGTGTCTTTGCCATCAACAACACCAAGTCCTTCGAGGACATTCACCACTATAG AGAACAGATTAAGCGGGTGAAGGACTCCGAGGACGTCCCCATGGTGTTGGTGGGCAACAAGTGTGACCTCCCGTCCCGGACAGTGGACACCAAGCAGGCTCAGGACTTAGCGCGCAGCTACGGCATTCCCTTTATCGAGACCTCAGCCAAAACCCGACAG ggAGTTGATGATGCCTTTTACACATTAGTGCGAGAAATCCGGAAGCATAAGGAGAAAATGAGCAAGGAcggcaaaaagaagaaaaagaagtccAAGACAAAGTGTACACTGATGTGA
- the kras gene encoding GTPase KRas isoform X1, with protein MTEYKLVVVGAGGVGKSALTIQLIQNHFVDEYDPTIEDSYRKQVVIDGETCLLDILDTAGQEEYSAMRDQYMRTGEGFLCVFAINNTKSFEDIHHYREQIKRVKDSEDVPMVLVGNKCDLPSRTVDTKQAQDLARSYGIPFIETSAKTRQRVEDAFYTLVREIRLYRLNKLSKEEKTPRCVKLKKCVVM; from the exons ATGACAGAATATAAGCTGGTTGTGGTGGGAGCTGGTGGCGTTGGCAAGAGCGCACTTACCATTCAGCTCATCCAGAATCACTTTGTGGATGAATATGACCCCACCATTGAG GACTCCTACAGAAAGCAGGTAGTAATCGATGGGGAGACGTGTCTGCTGGACATCCTGGACACTGCAGGTCAGGAGGAGTACAGCGCCATGAGGGATCAGTACATGAGGACAGGAGAGGGCTTTCTGTGTGTCTTTGCCATCAACAACACCAAGTCCTTCGAGGACATTCACCACTATAG AGAACAGATTAAGCGGGTGAAGGACTCCGAGGACGTCCCCATGGTGTTGGTGGGCAACAAGTGTGACCTCCCGTCCCGGACAGTGGACACCAAGCAGGCTCAGGACTTAGCGCGCAGCTACGGCATTCCCTTTATCGAGACCTCAGCCAAAACCCGACAG AGAGTGGAAGATGCCTTTTACACTCTGGTACGGGAGATCAGGCTCTACCGGCTCAATAAGCTCAGCAAGGAAGAAAAGACTCCGCGCTGTGTCAAGCTTAAAAAGTGTGTTGTGATGTGA